The Gambusia affinis linkage group LG11, SWU_Gaff_1.0, whole genome shotgun sequence genome contains a region encoding:
- the gpr183a gene encoding G-protein coupled receptor 183-A, which translates to MGSASAPASMAVVTNSTCDTLYDHRKYARVLIPIFYCVVFTVGLLGNALALHVIRINLKKMNSTTLYSLNLVISDILFTLSLPLRIVYYAQGFHWSLGEALCKITGFLFYINTYAGVNFMTCLSVDRFIAVVLPLRFAKFRKVSNVRYICIGVWMLVLAQTLPLLGMDMTNREPQNFTTCMEYPNFEKVDYIETILIGAVILGFFIPVVTILVCYSILSSKLHLTAKNNHLTEKYGRSRKAIGVICCVSVVFVVCYSPYHIDIFQYMIRKLVSNPDCADLTAFQVSLHITVCLMNFNSCLDPFIYFFACKGYKRKLLKLLKRQVSISFSSAVRTSPEGSSKDFIDGHKMQHNSERLLERKSHENDQSGEPRQNDSTYRISFHMNST; encoded by the coding sequence ATGGGTTCTGCATCTGCACCTGCAAGCATGGCCGTCGTAACCAACAGCACATGTGACACCCTGTATGACCACAGGAAATACGCCCGGGTCCTCATACCTATTTTCTACTGTGTTGTTTTCACTGTTGGGTTGCTTGGCAACGCCCTTGCCCTCCACGTTATCCGGATAAACCTGAAGAAAATGAACTCCACCACATTGTACTCGCTCAACCTAGTCATCTCTGACATCCTCTTCACTCTCTCTTTGCCTCTGAGGATCGTATACTATGCTCAGGGTTTCCACTGGTCTCTAGGTGAGGCGCTCTGTAAGATAACAGGCTTTTTGTTCTACATCAACACCTACGCAGGGGTCAATTTCATGACTTGCCTCAGTGTGGACCGCTTCATCGCCGTGGTCTTGCCTCTTCGCTTCGCCAAATTCAGGAAAGTCAGTAACGTCCGCTACATCTGTATTGGCGTGTGGATGTTGGTTCTGGCGCAGACCCTCCCCCTACTAGGAATGGACATGACAAACAGGGAGCCACAAAACTTCACCACCTGCATGGAATACCCCAACTTTGAAAAGGTGGATTATATTGAAACCATCCTGATTGGTGCAGTCATTTTGGGCTTTTTCATCCCTGTGGTCACCATACTGGTCTGCTACTCCATCCTAAGCTCCAAGCTGCATCTCACAGCCAAGAACAACCACCTGACAGAAAAATACGGCCGCAGTCGCAAGGCCATCGGCGTGATCTGCTGCGTGTCTGTGGTGTTCGTTGTCTGCTACAGCCCCTACCACATTGACATCTTTCAGTACATGATTCGCAAGCTGGTATCCAACCCCGATTGTGCGGACCTCACGGCCTTTCAAGTGTCGCTGCACATCACGGTCTGTCTGATGAACTTCAACTCCTGCTTGGATCCGTTCATTTACTTCTTCGCCTGCAAGGGAtacaaaagaaaacttctgaagctgctgaagaGGCAGGTCAGCATTTCCTTTTCCAGTGCAGTCAGGACGTCGCCCGAAGGTTCCTCAAAGGACTTCATCGACGGGCACAAGATGCAACACAACAGCGAGAGGCTCTTGGAAAGGAAATCGCATGAGAATGACCAAAGTGGGGAACCGAGGCAAAATGACAGCACATACAGAATCTCTTTCCACATGAACAGTACCTAA
- the gpr18 gene encoding N-arachidonyl glycine receptor yields the protein MNVDLNSSNMSVDPLAMKTEQGPVEYRIAGLVFYSFIFVIGVIVNLTALWVFALTTKKRNSVTTYMINVALVDLTYILLLPFRMAYLHQDYWPFGDIFCRITAALTIFYPSMALWLFALISTDRYMAIVQPKHGKELRNVPKAVVGSLGVWIMTLGSSVPLLFSQDDPDRISNYTTCIKMQDIIYMRRENAVNFVRLIFFFLVPICIMIGCYVVIVDNLIHGRTSKLKPKVKEKSIRIIITLIVQVLVCFVPFHICLVLRLLGNDEDGGFNTWAVFTTFLMNLSTVLDIILYYIVSKQFQDRVISVILYRNYLRSVRRKSRHTHTGSVKSLSNLTSAMI from the coding sequence atgaaTGTGGATCTGAACTCCTCCAACATGTCTGTGGATCCTCTGGCAATGAAGACGGAGCAGGGCCCAGTCGAGTATCGCATAGCTGGCCTGGTCTTCTACAGCTTCATCTTTGTCATAGGAGTGATAGTGAACCTCACTGCCTTGTGGGTTTTTGCCTTGACCACCAAGAAGAGAAACTCGGTCACCACCTATATGATCAACGTGGCGCTCGTGGACCTCACCTACATTTTGCTCCTGCCTTTCAGGATGGCTTACTTACATCAGGACTATTGGCCctttggagacattttctgCCGGATCACAGCAGCTCTAACCATCTTCTACCCCTCCATGGCCCTGTGGCTGTTCGCTCTGATCAGCACTGACCGCTACATGGCCATTGTTCAGCCGAAACATGGCAAGGAGCTGAGAAACGTCCCAAAGGCTGTGGTGGGCTCCTTGGGGGTGTGGATCATGACTCTGGGCAGTAGCGTACCCCTACTCTTCTCTCAGGATGACCCCGATCGCATCTCCAATTACACTACCTGCATCAAGATGCAAGACATCATCTACATGCGCCGCGAGAACGCGGTCAACTTCGTTAGActcatcttcttcttcctggTCCCCATCTGCATAATGATTGGCTGCTATGTCGTCATTGTGGACAACCTCATCCACGGACGCACCTCCAAACTGAAGCCAAAGGTGAAGGAGAAGTCCATCCGGATCATCATCACGCTCATCGTGCAGGTGCTGGTGTGCTTCGTGCCGTTCCACATCTGTCTGGTGCTGCGCTTGTTGGGAAACGACGAAGACGGCGGCTTCAACACGTGGGCCGTCTTCACAACTTTCCTGATGAATCTGAGCACGGTCTTGGACATCATCCTGTACTACATTGTCTCCAAGCAGTTCCAGGACAGGGTGATCAGCGTGATCCTGTACAGGAACTACCTGCGTAGCGTCAGGCGAAAGAGCCGGCACACGCACACAGGAAGCGTCAAGTCGCTGAGCAACCTAACCAGCGCGATGATATGA